Proteins encoded together in one Pongo abelii isolate AG06213 chromosome 8, NHGRI_mPonAbe1-v2.0_pri, whole genome shotgun sequence window:
- the LOC100452251 gene encoding small ribosomal subunit protein eS1-like, translating to MVVGKNKCLTKGSKKGAKKKVMDPFSKKDWYNVKAAAMFNIRNIGKTLVTRTQGTKIASDGLEGCVFEVSLVDLQNDEVAFRKFKLITEDVQGKNCLTNFHGMNLIRDKMCSMVKKWQTMIEAHVDVKTTHGYLLCLFCIGFTKKRNNQIRKTSYAQHQQVRQIQRMMEMMTQEVQTNDLKEVVNKLILDSIGKDIEKACQSIYPLHDVFVRKVKMLKKFKFELGKLMELHGEGSSSGKATGDKTGAKAE from the coding sequence ATGGTGGTTGGCAAGAACAAGTGCCTTACAAAAGGCAGCAAAAAGGGAGCCAAGAAGAAAGTGATGGATCCATTTTCTAAGAAAGATTGGTATAATGTGAAAGCAGCTGCTATGTTCAATATAAGAAATATTGGAAAGACGCTAGTCACCAGGACCCAAGGAACCAAAATTGCATCCGATGGCCTTGAGGGTTGTGTGTTTGAAGTGAGTCTCGTTGATCTGCAGAATGATGAAGTTGCATTTAGAAAATTCAAGCTGATTACTGAAGATGTTCAGGGCAAAAACTGCCTGACTAACTTCCATGGCATGAATCTTATTCGTGACAAAATGTGTTCCATGGTCAAAAAATGGCAGACAATGATTGAAGCTCACGTTGATGTTAAGACTACTCATGGTTACTTGCTTTGTCTATTCTGTATTGGTTTTACTAAAAAACGCAACAATCAGATACGGAAGACCTCTTATGCTCAGCACCAACAGGTCCGCCAAATCCAGAGGATGATGGAAATGATGACCCAAGAGGTGCAGACAAATGACTTGAAAGAAGTGGTCAATAAATTGATTCTAGACAGCATTGGAAAAGACATAGAAAAGGCTTGCCAATCTATTTATCCTCTCCATGATGTCTttgttagaaaagtaaaaatgctgaAGAAGTTTAAGTTTGAATTGGGAAAACTCATGGAGCTTCATGGTGAAGGCAGTAGTTCTGGAAAAGCCACTGGGGACAAGACAGGTGCTAAAGCTGAATGA